A region from the Sphingomonas sp. S2-65 genome encodes:
- a CDS encoding DUF885 domain-containing protein: MFKHLPLACALLVSGPATAQTSANAQLRTLYDAEWRWRQKEFGRLEEDENWTAGADYLPRVDPVSQQRRLAYWQTALAALNRLPAAQFSEPERINAAVFRTTLEAAVAEQRFRLWEMPFNADSNFWSGIAARQPFRKAVEYDRYLGRMRDVPRYFDEQIANMRAGLARGFSVPRATLAGRDSSIEAFAVTDPRKNPFYAPFEALPDSIPAAQQERLRAAARAVITSRIAPAYAKLLTFFRGEYLPRARTTLAAEAMPDGKAFYQAQIREYTTTDLTAEQIHAIGLKEVARIQADMEKTKAAAGFTGDMAAFLRFLRTDQRFYARTPDELLGVSAYVAKRVDGELKNTIGFLPRYRFTIRPVPDAIAPFYTAGRGGLESCMMNTYDLPSRPLYQIPALTLHECSPGHSLQAAIAREGPNQPAFRRQTYFSGFGEGWGLYTEWLGTKMGIYRTPYEEFGRQSYEMWRAARLVIDTGIHHQGWSRQQAIDYLTGHTALSQREVETEVDRYISWPGQALAYKLGELTFRRKRADAERRLGDKFDQRWFHDLVLGLGSVPLPLLEEQVDRWIDAGGPNPHADTKN, from the coding sequence GTGTTCAAGCATCTCCCGCTCGCCTGCGCCTTGCTGGTGTCCGGCCCCGCCACCGCGCAGACCAGCGCCAACGCGCAGCTGCGCACGCTCTACGACGCCGAGTGGCGCTGGCGGCAGAAGGAGTTCGGTCGGCTCGAAGAGGATGAAAACTGGACTGCGGGCGCCGACTATCTGCCGCGCGTCGACCCCGTCAGCCAGCAGCGCAGGCTCGCTTATTGGCAAACCGCGCTGGCGGCGCTGAACCGTCTGCCCGCCGCGCAGTTCTCCGAGCCCGAGCGGATCAACGCCGCCGTGTTTCGAACGACCCTCGAGGCAGCCGTCGCCGAACAGCGCTTCCGCTTGTGGGAGATGCCGTTCAACGCCGACAGCAACTTCTGGTCGGGCATCGCCGCGCGCCAGCCATTTCGCAAGGCGGTGGAATATGACCGCTATCTCGGCCGCATGCGCGACGTGCCGCGCTATTTCGACGAACAGATCGCCAACATGCGCGCCGGCCTTGCCCGCGGCTTCAGCGTGCCGCGCGCGACGCTCGCCGGCCGCGACAGCTCGATCGAGGCCTTTGCCGTCACCGATCCGCGCAAGAACCCGTTCTACGCGCCGTTCGAGGCGCTGCCCGACAGCATCCCCGCCGCGCAGCAGGAGCGCCTGCGCGCCGCCGCCCGCGCCGTCATTACCAGCCGGATCGCGCCTGCTTATGCCAAGCTGCTGACCTTCTTCCGCGGCGAATATCTGCCGCGCGCCCGCACTACCCTGGCCGCCGAAGCGATGCCCGACGGCAAGGCCTTCTACCAGGCGCAGATCCGCGAATACACGACCACCGACCTCACCGCCGAGCAGATCCACGCCATCGGCCTGAAGGAAGTAGCGCGCATCCAGGCCGACATGGAGAAGACCAAGGCGGCGGCTGGCTTCACCGGCGACATGGCCGCGTTCCTCCGGTTCCTGCGGACCGATCAGCGCTTCTACGCCAGGACGCCCGACGAACTGCTCGGCGTCTCGGCCTATGTCGCCAAGCGCGTCGACGGCGAGCTCAAGAACACCATCGGCTTCCTGCCGCGCTACCGCTTCACCATCCGGCCCGTGCCCGATGCCATCGCGCCCTTCTACACCGCCGGACGCGGCGGTTTGGAATCGTGCATGATGAACACCTACGACCTGCCGTCGCGCCCGCTCTACCAGATCCCGGCGCTGACGCTGCACGAATGCAGCCCCGGCCACAGCCTCCAGGCGGCGATCGCCCGCGAAGGACCCAACCAGCCGGCCTTTCGCCGCCAGACCTATTTCTCCGGCTTCGGCGAAGGGTGGGGGCTCTACACCGAATGGCTCGGCACCAAGATGGGCATCTACCGCACGCCTTATGAGGAGTTCGGCCGGCAATCCTACGAGATGTGGCGCGCCGCCCGGCTGGTGATCGACACCGGCATCCATCACCAGGGCTGGAGCCGTCAGCAGGCGATCGACTATCTCACCGGCCACACCGCGCTGTCGCAGCGCGAGGTCGAAACGGAGGTCGACCGGTACATCAGCTGGCCCGGCCAGGCGCTCGCCTACAAGCTGGGCGAGCTGACCTTCCGCCGCAAGCGCGCCGATGCCGAGCGCCGGCTTGGCGACAAGTTCGACCAGCGCTGGTTCCACGATCTGGTGCTGGGCCTCGGCTCGGTTCCGCTGCCGCTCCTGGAGGAGCAGGTCGATCGCTGGATTGACGCGGGCGGCCCCAATCCACATGCCGATACCAAGAACTAA
- a CDS encoding amidohydrolase family protein → MKLRIALVSLAALATHQAQAQVAATPPQPPVQETQAPEDQVVRPDAQPQPLPNAAPAPAATAQTIAAPKAEKRKWDVNAPEGAVIRQIPIRVSEGSWMDLDVSPDGQTLAFTLLGDIYTMPIAGGPATRIAEGLAWEVQPRFSPDGRRIAFTSDRGGGDNIWVMNRDGSDKRQVTKEDFRLLNQPSWSPDGRYIAAKKHFTTGRSLGTGEVWLYHVSGGAGVMLVKRPNETHQKELGEPIYAPDGKSLYYTRNVTPGPIFEYAQDSNTELFDIERYELATGEISKAVTGAGGAVRPTPSPDGRYIAFVRREATRSKLYIKDLVSGEERKIYDDLDQDVQETWAVTGVYPNMAWLPGGKSLVFWAKGKIRRIDADGSNMREIPFRIDDTRGVIDAPHPQIAVAPDRFTTSMPRFAAVSPDGRQVVFESLGKLWLKPMGGAAARRLTSGDDGFELFPSWSRDGRSLVFVNWTDEGLGHIRTVAATGGRPRDVTAQPGHFARPRFSPDGKTIVFERVSAGSLTSPNWAQDPGVYRLAATGGDITRIAAGMAAPQFGATNDRIYMLGDANEGGKSQRQLVSTDLSGQDKRVHANGELVTDFSVAPNGEFVAFRQNYAAYVVPLMPGNQSVALAADTKALPVTKVSAGGADYIHWSNDGAQLHWSLGPVVYTAQTAQLFPSAPRPEGAPAFVPPATGVSLAREVAAVKPTGTVAITGARLVTMADASGGIIDDGVVVIRGDRIVAVGPRASTAIPQGATLVDAAGKTIIPGLIDAHAHGPAGLDELIPQRNWSMLQNLALGTTTIHDPSNRSSEIFAASEMQRAGLILAPRIFSTGEVVYGAKAADVYAQIDSLDDALAHVRRLKSQGGHSVKNYNQPRREQRQQVVEAARRENMQVVAEGGSLFGMDMNLVADGNSTLEHNVPLETFYEDVLQFFSETKTNYTPTLVVSYGGLAGDPYWRQATDVFAHPLLQAHTPPTVLLEGNARRIKAPESNFVDDDNAREAHKLAKRGVLVSIGAHGQQAGIGAHWELWSFVRGGMTPLEALRAGTIVPAQSLGMARDIGSLEPGKLADLVVLDADPTADIRNSDKVSRVMLGGRLYDAKTLNEVSTGTAKRGSYWWETKGR, encoded by the coding sequence ATGAAACTTCGTATCGCACTCGTCTCGCTGGCGGCGCTCGCCACGCATCAGGCCCAGGCCCAGGTCGCCGCAACCCCGCCCCAGCCGCCGGTGCAGGAGACCCAGGCGCCCGAGGATCAGGTGGTCCGCCCAGATGCGCAGCCCCAGCCGCTTCCCAATGCTGCTCCTGCGCCTGCCGCAACCGCGCAGACGATTGCCGCGCCCAAGGCCGAAAAGCGCAAATGGGACGTCAACGCGCCCGAAGGCGCGGTCATCCGCCAGATCCCGATCCGCGTCAGCGAAGGCAGCTGGATGGATCTTGACGTCAGCCCCGACGGCCAGACGCTCGCTTTCACGTTGCTCGGCGACATCTACACCATGCCGATCGCCGGCGGCCCCGCGACCCGCATCGCCGAAGGACTCGCCTGGGAAGTCCAGCCGCGCTTCTCGCCCGACGGCCGGCGCATCGCCTTTACGTCAGACCGCGGCGGCGGCGACAATATCTGGGTGATGAACCGCGACGGTTCGGACAAGCGCCAGGTTACCAAGGAGGATTTCCGCCTCCTCAACCAGCCGAGCTGGAGCCCCGACGGCCGCTACATCGCAGCCAAGAAGCATTTCACCACCGGCCGCTCGCTCGGCACCGGCGAAGTCTGGCTCTACCACGTCTCGGGCGGCGCCGGGGTCATGCTGGTCAAGCGCCCCAACGAAACCCACCAGAAGGAACTCGGCGAGCCGATCTACGCCCCCGATGGCAAGTCGCTCTATTACACCCGCAACGTCACGCCCGGCCCGATCTTCGAATATGCCCAGGATTCGAACACCGAGCTTTTCGACATCGAGCGCTATGAACTGGCGACCGGCGAGATCAGCAAGGCGGTGACCGGCGCCGGCGGCGCGGTCCGCCCGACGCCTTCGCCCGATGGCCGCTACATCGCCTTCGTCCGCCGCGAAGCCACGCGCTCCAAGCTCTACATCAAGGACCTCGTCTCGGGCGAAGAGCGCAAGATCTACGACGATCTCGACCAGGACGTGCAGGAGACCTGGGCGGTCACCGGCGTCTACCCGAACATGGCCTGGCTGCCCGGCGGCAAGTCGCTCGTGTTCTGGGCCAAGGGCAAGATCCGCCGCATCGACGCCGATGGCAGCAACATGCGCGAGATCCCGTTCCGGATCGATGACACCCGCGGCGTGATCGACGCGCCGCACCCGCAGATCGCCGTCGCGCCCGACCGCTTCACGACATCGATGCCGCGCTTCGCCGCCGTCTCCCCTGATGGCCGCCAGGTCGTGTTCGAAAGCCTCGGCAAGCTCTGGCTCAAGCCGATGGGCGGCGCCGCCGCCCGCCGCCTCACCAGCGGCGACGACGGCTTCGAACTCTTCCCCAGCTGGTCGCGCGACGGCCGCTCGCTCGTCTTCGTCAACTGGACCGATGAGGGCCTCGGCCATATCCGCACGGTTGCGGCAACCGGCGGTCGTCCCCGCGACGTGACCGCACAGCCCGGCCACTTCGCCCGCCCGCGCTTCTCGCCCGACGGCAAGACCATCGTGTTCGAGCGCGTCTCGGCAGGCAGCCTGACCAGCCCCAACTGGGCGCAGGACCCCGGCGTCTACCGCCTCGCCGCCACCGGCGGCGACATCACTCGCATCGCCGCCGGCATGGCCGCGCCCCAGTTCGGCGCCACCAACGACCGCATCTACATGCTCGGCGACGCCAATGAAGGCGGCAAGTCGCAGCGCCAGCTGGTCAGCACCGATCTTTCGGGTCAGGACAAGCGCGTCCACGCCAATGGCGAGCTGGTCACCGACTTCTCGGTCGCGCCCAATGGCGAGTTCGTCGCCTTCCGCCAGAACTATGCCGCCTATGTCGTCCCGCTGATGCCGGGCAACCAGTCGGTCGCGCTCGCCGCCGATACCAAGGCGCTGCCGGTCACCAAGGTCAGCGCCGGCGGTGCCGACTACATCCACTGGTCGAACGACGGCGCACAGCTGCACTGGAGCCTCGGCCCGGTCGTCTACACTGCCCAGACCGCGCAGCTCTTCCCCAGCGCGCCGCGGCCAGAAGGCGCGCCCGCCTTCGTACCGCCGGCCACCGGCGTGTCGCTCGCCCGCGAAGTCGCGGCGGTGAAGCCCACCGGGACGGTGGCGATCACCGGCGCGCGCCTCGTCACCATGGCGGACGCGTCGGGCGGGATCATCGACGACGGCGTGGTGGTGATCCGCGGCGACCGCATCGTCGCGGTCGGCCCGCGCGCCTCCACCGCGATCCCGCAGGGGGCGACTTTGGTCGATGCCGCCGGCAAGACCATCATCCCCGGCCTGATCGACGCGCACGCCCACGGCCCCGCCGGGCTCGACGAGCTGATACCGCAGCGCAACTGGTCGATGCTCCAGAACCTCGCGCTCGGCACCACGACGATCCACGATCCGTCCAACCGCTCGAGCGAGATCTTCGCCGCCTCGGAGATGCAGCGCGCCGGCCTGATCCTCGCCCCGCGCATCTTCTCCACCGGCGAAGTCGTCTACGGCGCCAAGGCCGCCGACGTGTACGCCCAGATCGACAGCCTGGACGATGCGCTGGCCCATGTCCGCCGCCTCAAGTCGCAGGGCGGCCACTCGGTGAAGAACTACAACCAGCCGCGCCGCGAGCAGCGCCAGCAGGTGGTCGAGGCCGCCCGGCGCGAGAACATGCAGGTCGTGGCCGAGGGCGGCTCGCTGTTCGGCATGGACATGAACCTGGTCGCCGACGGCAATTCGACGCTCGAGCACAACGTGCCGCTGGAGACCTTCTACGAAGACGTGCTGCAGTTCTTCTCGGAAACCAAGACCAACTACACGCCCACGCTGGTGGTCTCCTATGGCGGCTTGGCCGGCGATCCGTACTGGCGGCAAGCGACCGACGTCTTCGCCCACCCGCTCCTCCAGGCGCACACCCCGCCGACGGTGCTGCTCGAAGGCAATGCCCGCCGCATCAAGGCGCCCGAAAGCAACTTCGTCGACGACGACAATGCGCGTGAGGCGCACAAGCTCGCGAAGCGCGGCGTGCTCGTCTCGATCGGCGCGCACGGGCAACAGGCCGGCATCGGCGCGCATTGGGA